Proteins encoded within one genomic window of Spirulina major PCC 6313:
- a CDS encoding DUF1825 family protein produces the protein MGFFESEVVQQEAKQLFEDYQSMMNLGGDYGKFDREGKKMFIEQMEALMERYHIFMKRFELSDDFMAQMTVQQLKTQLGQFGITPQQMFEQMHKTLERMKSEIRE, from the coding sequence ATGGGATTTTTTGAATCTGAAGTTGTTCAACAAGAAGCCAAACAGCTGTTTGAAGACTATCAATCGATGATGAACCTCGGCGGTGACTATGGTAAGTTTGACCGCGAAGGAAAAAAGATGTTTATCGAACAGATGGAAGCGTTGATGGAACGCTACCACATTTTTATGAAACGGTTTGAACTGTCGGACGACTTCATGGCACAAATGACGGTTCAACAACTCAAAACCCAGCTTGGACAATTTGGCATTACCCCTCAACAAATGTTTGAGCAGATGCATAAAACCTTAGAACGAATGAAATCTGAGATTCGCGAATAG
- a CDS encoding NINE protein, which translates to MDRSTLTQFWQQPRSPKIAVLLALVGVVPGLPLAGLHKFYLRQPLWGVVYLSLFWLPIPHVASGVEAVWYLLSEQDWFDQRFNDGVAREKAGTVTTQLDPERMNAIAAALRDLEQLRQEGLISELEFEQKRRQLIDAP; encoded by the coding sequence ATGGACAGAAGCACGCTAACACAGTTCTGGCAACAGCCTCGGAGTCCGAAAATTGCGGTGCTGCTGGCCCTGGTGGGGGTAGTGCCGGGTCTCCCGTTGGCGGGGTTGCATAAGTTTTATTTGCGTCAACCGTTGTGGGGGGTGGTGTATCTGTCGCTGTTTTGGCTGCCGATTCCCCATGTGGCCAGTGGGGTTGAGGCCGTGTGGTATTTGCTCAGTGAGCAGGATTGGTTTGATCAGCGGTTTAATGATGGGGTGGCGCGGGAGAAGGCGGGGACGGTCACGACGCAGCTTGATCCGGAGCGGATGAATGCGATCGCTGCTGCCCTGCGTGACCTCGAACAATTGCGCCAAGAGGGGTTGATTTCAGAGTTGGAATTTGAACAAAAACGCCGCCAACTGATCGACGCGCCCTAA
- a CDS encoding histidine phosphatase family protein translates to MMLGYHRRVVFGGLLLLGLASCGATPPPSVTAPSPAVTAPPSPQTSSADAAAIAPATTDIWSRLRNAETHYYVLMRHAIAPGSGDPPNFAIGDCSTQRNLSEEGRDQARRTGAAFQTQNITVQQVLSSEWCRCQETATLMDLGPVETFPALNSFFQDRAQGPDRIARLREFMANHREEAGVTVLVTHFVTIADIAGGAVSSGELVVMQINTDNEPEVVGNLGPF, encoded by the coding sequence ATGATGCTTGGTTACCACCGTCGGGTTGTTTTTGGGGGCTTGCTCCTGTTAGGGCTAGCCAGTTGTGGGGCAACGCCACCGCCCAGCGTGACCGCCCCCTCGCCTGCGGTGACCGCGCCGCCATCGCCCCAAACATCGTCGGCCGATGCGGCAGCGATCGCCCCCGCTACAACCGATATCTGGTCACGGTTGCGGAATGCGGAGACCCATTACTACGTGCTGATGCGCCATGCGATCGCCCCCGGCAGCGGTGACCCGCCTAATTTTGCGATCGGGGACTGCTCCACCCAGCGCAATCTCTCCGAGGAGGGCCGAGACCAAGCCCGACGCACCGGAGCCGCCTTTCAAACGCAAAACATCACCGTTCAGCAAGTCCTGTCTAGTGAATGGTGTCGTTGTCAGGAAACGGCGACTCTGATGGATCTCGGCCCCGTCGAAACCTTTCCCGCCCTGAACTCATTTTTTCAAGACCGCGCCCAAGGCCCCGATCGCATCGCCCGGCTGCGGGAATTCATGGCCAACCATCGCGAGGAAGCAGGGGTCACGGTGTTGGTCACCCATTTCGTCACGATCGCAGACATTGCCGGCGGTGCAGTCTCCTCCGGGGAATTGGTGGTGATGCAAATCAATACCGATAATGAGCCGGAAGTGGTGGGCAATCTGGGGCCGTTTTAG
- a CDS encoding helix-hairpin-helix domain-containing protein: MAAWWSKVQQWQQALNPQQRQLRSRLERDPYARLQSAVEVAIAAQWGIHIDVNTATVDDWLRLPGISIHQARTLVALAQNGVQFLCLEDLAAALTVPVHRLTPLAPILQFIYRDPESLVAPARVNPNTATLAQLCQIPGLSPDLAQAWVSDRTHHGPYHTLADLQNRLQLSPEAIAQFMYYLAF; the protein is encoded by the coding sequence ATGGCAGCATGGTGGTCGAAGGTGCAACAGTGGCAACAGGCGTTAAACCCCCAACAGCGACAACTACGATCGCGCCTAGAACGTGACCCCTATGCCCGTCTTCAGTCAGCGGTAGAAGTGGCGATCGCTGCCCAGTGGGGCATCCACATTGACGTGAACACCGCCACCGTAGATGATTGGCTCCGCTTACCGGGGATCTCGATTCACCAAGCCCGTACCCTCGTGGCCTTGGCTCAAAATGGGGTGCAATTTCTCTGTTTAGAGGATCTGGCCGCTGCTTTAACTGTGCCAGTGCATCGCTTAACCCCCCTCGCGCCCATTTTGCAATTTATCTATCGTGATCCTGAAAGTCTAGTGGCTCCGGCTCGTGTGAACCCCAATACGGCAACCTTGGCGCAACTGTGCCAAATTCCCGGCCTCAGCCCCGATCTCGCCCAGGCTTGGGTGAGCGATCGCACTCACCACGGCCCCTATCACACCCTCGCCGATCTGCAAAATCGACTGCAACTATCCCCCGAAGCGATCGCACAATTTATGTATTATCTCGCGTTCTAA
- a CDS encoding phosphatidate cytidylyltransferase — translation MPWSRIMSAIVAIIVALASVIAGGWYFTVGFMVIVFLGQREYFNLVRAKGIEPAVKTTLILSQLLILTAILAPSLTDALPPITGILLCCYLLFQPKIATIADMSTSILGLFYGGWLPTYWIRLRVNLDFPAGILIASDPVHPPILQLENTAAWWEELTHPDRFSPALSVTILAFFCIWAADIGAYLIGKFFGRTRLTLISPKKTVEGAVFGILGSTLVGLGGAHALHWHSWMITGAILGLLIGFVSLAGDLTESLMKRDAGLKDSGHLIPGHGGILDRTDSYIFTAPLVYYFVTLFLPLFPY, via the coding sequence ATGCCTTGGTCTCGTATCATGAGTGCGATCGTTGCAATTATTGTGGCTCTAGCCTCAGTAATTGCGGGAGGCTGGTATTTTACGGTCGGCTTCATGGTGATTGTGTTCTTGGGTCAACGCGAATATTTCAACCTCGTGCGAGCCAAAGGCATTGAACCCGCTGTCAAAACGACCCTGATCCTCTCGCAACTGCTGATCCTCACCGCCATCCTCGCCCCCTCCCTCACCGACGCGCTCCCCCCCATCACCGGAATTCTGCTCTGTTGTTATCTCCTGTTTCAGCCCAAAATTGCCACGATCGCAGACATGTCCACCTCCATCCTGGGCCTGTTCTATGGCGGCTGGCTTCCCACCTATTGGATTCGGCTCCGGGTTAACCTTGATTTTCCCGCCGGTATCCTGATCGCCTCCGATCCCGTCCATCCCCCCATTCTTCAACTCGAAAACACCGCCGCCTGGTGGGAAGAACTCACCCACCCTGATCGCTTCTCCCCCGCCCTCAGCGTGACCATCCTCGCCTTTTTCTGTATCTGGGCTGCCGACATTGGCGCGTATCTGATCGGCAAATTTTTTGGACGCACTCGCCTCACCTTAATCAGTCCCAAGAAAACCGTAGAAGGGGCCGTGTTTGGCATTTTGGGCAGTACCCTAGTGGGGTTAGGCGGGGCCCATGCGTTGCATTGGCACAGTTGGATGATTACAGGGGCAATTTTGGGGTTGTTGATTGGTTTTGTCAGCTTGGCCGGTGATTTAACAGAATCGTTGATGAAGCGCGATGCTGGCCTGAAGGATTCCGGCCACCTCATCCCCGGCCATGGGGGGATTCTCGATCGCACCGATAGCTATATTTTTACCGCCCCCCTGGTCTACTACTTCGTCACCCTATTTTTACCCCTCTTCCCTTACTAA